From a single Arachis hypogaea cultivar Tifrunner chromosome 3, arahy.Tifrunner.gnm2.J5K5, whole genome shotgun sequence genomic region:
- the LOC112789547 gene encoding uncharacterized protein — translation MKQILQKTDVAGRMVQWAIELSEFDLRYETWIAIKAQYLPDFVAEYAGDQEEKPTTWELYVDGSSNKTGSGACIILVDERGTQIEVSLKFEFSASNNQAEYEALIAGLKLAEEVGATKVMIYSDSQVVTSQISGEYQAKDPNMRRYLEKTLEHLGRFAETEVKHITRDLNSRADALSKLSSTKPGGNNRSLIQETLQEPSVVKTEDKQEVLEVVGLNLGWMSPLVEYMKFDILPKEEKEAKKIRREAQHYTLVRNILYRRGISTPLLKCVPTSRTAEVLEEVHSGICGNHLGARSLARKVI, via the coding sequence atgaagcaaatcctccaaaagacggatgttgcagggagaatggttcaatgggcaatagagctctccgagttcgacttaagatatgaaacttGGATAGCAATCAAAGCCCAATACCTCCCCGACTTCGTTGCAGAATACGCAGGAGATCAGGAggaaaaaccaactacatgggaactctatgtagatggatcctccaataaaacaggaagcggcgcatgcataatattggtagatgaaagaggaacccagatagaggtttccctaaaatttgaattttcagcttcaaataatcaggcagaatatgaagccttgattgctggattgaagttggcagaagaagtcggtgctacaaaggtgatgatatacagtgactcacaagtggtgacctcccagataagtggagagtatcaggcaaaggacccaaatatgaggaggtacttggagaaaactttggagcaccttgggcgttttgcagaaaccgaggtcaaacacataactcgggatctaaacagcagagcgGACGCCCTATCCAAATTATCAAGTACCAAACCgggagggaacaacagaagcctgatccaagaaaccctccaggaaccctcagtagtaaaaacagaagacaaacaagaagtacttgaggtaGTCGGTTTAAACCTGGGATGGATGAgccccttggtcgaatacatgaaattcgacatcctccctaaagaggagaaagaggcaaaaaagatccgaagggaagcacaacactacaccttggtgagaaatattctctacagaagggggatatcaacaccattattaaagtgtgtaccgacctcgAGAACTGCCGAGGTATtagaggaagtacatagtgggatatgcggaaaccatctcggagcaaggtcactagccaggaaagtaatctga